TTGATTTTCATAAACTTGAACATACTAGATATATCTGCTTTGTTCATATTTGAGCCATTttaatgtaataaatgtcatgtatcaaatatatatagCCGGTTATGGTTTATCAAAGTTCATTTCAGGTAGAATGTGGCTCAAGGACAACTTTCCCTGAAAATCGAAGTCCTTGAATTCTCTCTAAACTTTGCCATAGGAAACTTGTTTCCAATccattttaaaattataaaataatgtttaggGTTCGCCGTCTTGAATGATCACAGACTAAAATGCTAATGACACATTAGAGGCAATAAGAATAGCAAgaaatatctctctctctctctctctctctctctctctctctctctctctctctctctctctctctctctctctctctctctctctctctcatatgagaacagtcctgataaatgataaatgaaatcaaTCCTGATGTTTCGAATGAGTATTCTTTCAGAAAGGATACCAAGGCAAGATATAAGTAGGTCATGACGTCACCTGACATTATACCTATGTTCTAcattatacatgtgtatatatgttacatattgAGACAATCCGCGACGATCTGACGAGATAGTGAAATGGAAAtataatgtagcaatgtcagtaaGATTTCTGTCATGCTTCCATTGTACTTCTTCAAGTTAAGAGTGCAAAAGTGATTTGCTGTTTTTCATCTGGTAACATATTCATAGCCGAGCTCCCAGTAAGCTTACCATACAACGCATTATGAAGTCAACAAGTGCATATCTAGCATTGTCAATGGTGATAATATAATCATCATTAGAAATAGCTGTTACTACATGAATAATCAAAAACcaaatatatcatgttaacAATCTATATGTCTTTCCTACTTCGACGGATCTAACAGCCGTTATCACCGTGTCCTAGTTAACAATTCCACGCACTTAAcggaaaaaatacaaaactatgAACGCACAATTCGATAATATGAAAAGATTCAAACGACAAtgcaaaattttaaaaaaaatcaattttcgtatgatacacataaaatatgatagatctaatattttaatatattgagATGTCTGTATAAGTATATATGTCATTGCTGTATTTTATACAAGGTCGTTTGTATTGTTATGCGAACAAAGGGGGGCATCAACAATGCCCTTTTAAGTTAATGGCGTACGTTGCAAATCTACATATTAAACTAAATGTGTCACGTGATATATTGATGCTTAGGGCGGTGAGATGAACACAGTGTATTCGTGATTGAGATCACAGCCACCGTTGTGAGTCTGATTCTGTCAACAGTCTATACAAGTATATTTGTCATCTATCCTTggtgtatatacattatatatatagtatagcatagatATACTTTATATGATATACAGAATATAACACTGACAGCTTAAAGTCTATATGTTACTGATGACGTGTTTCTTGGAACTGGATGCAAGGGCGACTTGAAACTTTCAAATCGTGTTTCTTGTATTAAACTGGACGCAAGGACGACTGGAACTTTCAAATCGTGTTTCTTGGAactgggtggatggatggatggatggatggatggatggatggatggacggacgacTTGGAACTTTCAACCCATTCATCGAGTCATTAGTAGAAACAATATATGAAACTAAAACTTCCATAAAGAATGTAGAATTATATATTCAGTTATTCagatatatacagatatatgtAAATCGAACCTGTTCATTTGTGGGGTTTTGTTCGCTTCTTCGTTCATGTGTTTTTTGAATTGTTCTGTTCTTCGTCAAATCTCATATACGAATCAATTATAATTTCATAAACAAGTTTTCACGTGATATGTTCTCGTCATTTCCAGAAGGCACATTACTTTATTTAAATGTTCATCTCTAGTTTTAGTATAGGCATCAGATCGTAAACTTTCTTCAACATCAACACATATTTCGTTaaacgcaaaaaaaaaacaatatacgTGTTGGAATCATTTTTATAGTTGGCAAATCAAAATTAACAAGGTAACTAATAGTCCAACTAAGTATATTATCAGAAAAATTCTGTCTAAAATGACAGCAAAAAGGCGCCAATCCTTTTTCAAATATTCTTCTTGTAACTTCATGTCATAGTAGGATGTTAATTTATCCATTTCGTATTGTAATCTTGATATCGCAGCAATCGTTTTTTCGTTCATTTTACGATATCTATCTTTATCGTTCCTCCTGGTCTGATAAAAATCCAGATTGTCATTACAATTATCGGTTTTATCTTCGATACTATCCGTTTCTAGCCATGCTTCCCGACTGTTTGAACACCATAAACGACTTCGGGCTCTAGAGGGCGGTCTATGCCTTCCAATTggtgtgtcaccattttccgTCTTTTCGTTTGGACACTTCAGGCCAACCAAAGGGCCGAGGCGGTTGAATATGAATCGTTGGACTTTTCCAGATAACCAGCCTCGTTCGGGGCCACTAAAATGATACTGGGATACGATGACTGATGCAAGTAAAGACATTGACACAAGAAATAGTGCGCCTGCGTAGAACTGACCTGTAGAATAAACAAAAATGATtgattaattcattcattcattcattcattaattaattaattcattcattaattcattcattcattcattcattcattcattcattcattcattcattcattcattcattcattcattcattcattcattcaccgtGCAGGGCAAGACATGTCAAAGTGGTATcaatatagtataatacaattcagtacattaTAATCGTAAATTTCCTTACCTATGATTGGAATGACGTCAGAAGGTGGCATACTCTCCGCAAACAGTAACAAGAATACAGTCAATGATAACAGTATTGTAATGGCCAGACTGACTTTCTCTCCTGACTCGGTCGGTAGTATAAAGTTTACTACCGTTACTGTACACAACAAACCACACGGCATCAACAGATTGAACACATAGAAGATTGGTCGACGTTTAAGATGAAGTGTATACGTCACATCCGTATACGGCACACCAGGATCGTCCACGTAATATTCTACATTTCCTTTGGCTTTGAGATCCAGCATATCCCATTCTCCGTTACTTTGGTAAACACTGACATCACCTGAAGTAGTTCAAATTAATACATacgttttcaattttaaaaatgttaccATGTTGTAGAGGATGGTAACCATTAAAACGGAAATTGCGTAAAGAGTCAATCAAGGGGGGCTCTTTTTTTGCCTTGATAGTCTGTTCTCAATATGTACGTTTTAAACAACAGAACACTGCCACACAGCCTGTCTGGATATGGGCAAAACCAATGGCAAATGCTTGTACCTTTCCAAGACGTTCGCTCGACGCTCTGAATTCATAGACGGGTCCCAGACTTTTCAaacatgtatcatatatgtTACGTACCTCCACCATCTAAGGACACTTCTGTACCATCATACTGCCAAGGTCCAAACTTAAGATCACATTCTTGTTCATCGAATGGAAAGTAATAGACATTGATCATGCAATGGCTGATGAAGATAACTGGTGCTGCCCACATGACGTCACCAGTGGAGGACACTTTTACAATTTCTTTACTCATAAAATCTCTATACTGGTCATCGGCACTGTTATGAAAAAGGCGAGAATAAGAATCTAATGTCAGATGGAAGACCGTTGATGCTCAATAAAGTGATAAAGACAAAAACGGGTTCTTTTCGTCCTATTGTCGATATTCACTAGACAACAGAAACACACAACACACGCGCAggcatagacatacatacatacatacatacatacatacatacatacatacatacatacatacatacatacatacatacatacatacatacatacatacagacagacagacagacagacagacagacagacagacagacagacagacagacagacagacagacatacatacatacatacatacatacatacatacatacatacatacatacacacacatccagacagacagacagacagacagacggacggacggacggacggacggacggacggacggacggacggacagacagacagacagacagacagacagacagacagacagacagacagacagacagacagacagacagacagacagtgccATAAGTCAATACTAACACTTACTTTTGATACAGTACTACTTGTGGAGTCCATACTTTATATGCTGGTAATTTAATCGTCGTAACATTTCCATATTCTGATGAGTTCCAATGTAGATATTCATCTTTCCATATCTGAAAATGTGAAATTAGTTCTCGTGATAGGATATTAATGAGATGAGTAAAGATATAACACTCATCATTTAGATTACGGTGCAATGACTAGATTCTTTGATCTGTAATTGCATTAAAAGTACAGGTATAACATTTCATCCCGACAAACTGAGAAGCAGAATAATGAGAATTGGACCAGGGAGGGGGGAGGAAGGGCTCTCATTGAGAAGACGTCCAAGAAGAATCACAACGGGTTCACGGTTCTCCTACTTCGATACTAGTATTTCCCTGAAGTGGATACATGATATTTGTAAGAAAACAGAAGAGGCAGaattatatatttgcatactcaCCAAAGTTACCCACACGTTCACTTTCAGAAACTGTTTGCGCTCACTCTGTGCAAAAAAAAATGACCGGTAGTTTATTTTAGACAATAGTCGTTGCAACGATCAAACTgtatataaataacaaatttatgtttttattaacAAGTGCTCAAATGACTGTTCAGTCGTTGCCCCTCAAATAAAACTACAATGACGTAACCCTTGTTACTGCCTCACTCCCTAAGAAGCATATAATTTGTATCGTCTGCAAGTGTACCAGTCTGTAACAATCTGTCCTATCTGGTCGCCATTTAAAGTAGAATATGTTGTGGTCTATTTAATCTCCCCTTTCTTGACCTCATTGCAAATTTGATACAAATGTGTAATATTGAtgctaaggcctaataaaaaatggTGTGGTTCctattacgctcaattttagaataggtgtgcggtaggtagatttttttttctgtgtgagtttctagttcaggttttccattgttttccaaatggtctctgtgttgtttatttcttcttatcagatgtacagtcattacagattggaagaacagttttattttgtctttttaagtggaTGTCAGTTTCCGAATCCACTacttctcatgagacttcacaatttttgcaattttattatttttgtatcgaatacgtaaaaaaaagtttagggtcgacagtgaaaagctaggtggggtcgggtaaccggaaccaaacaattatttgttaggcctaatgtgtgtgtacattctCTAAAAAGGCTAACTCTAGAATAAAACCTAAGTATTGTATAAAGAGACTAATTACCATATCTAATACTTGAGCGACGTAAAATGACATATCGACATCGATTGTTGTATTTATGTCGTAAACAGGTCTGACTAATGGATCATAGTCATCAAACAGATCACGTAGTAATTGACGATAGGCAGGTGATGCACAGATACCTGTAATGGCAAATAATTAGGCGTTATTACCTGGTTCTATCTCATCTTAGCATTGATTTTCATTCTATCGGtaattaaacatttcaaatcgCAATcgtaaaatgtgtatatttggGTTTTTCCACATATACTGTTTATACCAGTGCATAAGATTTGGTAATGCAGGTACGGGGTCAACAGTGCTGGTGGTGGCgctggtgggggtggtggtggtggtggtggtggtggtggtggtggtggtggtggtggtggtggtggtggtggtggtggtggtggtggtggtggtggtggtggtggtggtggtggtggtggtggcggcggcggcgatggtggtggtggtggtggtggtggtggtggtggttgtggtggtggtggtggtggtggtggtggtggtggtggtggtggtggtggtggtggtggtggtggtggaaatAATAACTGTGGGGTTTGTAGTGTTGTAATGGTGTCAGTAACAACGGTGGTGGCGCAGTCGACACTTCCACCTGTTACAGTGGTTTTATGGTTGATAATGTTGTAGGGTAAAAATGATTTGGTGCATTTCGTACATAAATGAAAATCACTCCAATTGCTATATGCATGTTCATAGCTGTACGAAACAAGCGTATACCTAAAGCTCAAATAAACATTTTGATCTCTGACTCATTTGTTCAACTTATTTGTGTTGAAAGGACTATTAcgttatactatatatataggTCAAAAGTTAATGACACAAATCGGAGttaacaacactgtcactgtctAATGAGTTTCATCTCAATTCTCATCCATTTTAAATGATTTGACACTGATACTAAGCAGATGGGTGTTTTCTCGTTTCCTTAAATGTCATTTGATAGTGTCATTGAACTATCGTGTCTATTTCAACGTATTAAAATGACACCACAGATATCTGAATCACGTCCTGTTCACGTTAACAGCAAGATAGTAATCGTACCTTCACTTTAGCTGTTTCCCCAATGACGCAATGTAGATGAGTGCTACGTATTTCTATCTTGTCATACTGGGATTACGTACAGCATggaattatatacatatacttccATAGGTACAGCATAcccatatgtgtgtgtgtgccagcACCGCTGTAATTGTTGGTTTAGGGTTTGACTATGTCTATGTTTATACTCATACCACTATTGTGTCAGAGGTTTAAAAAAGATTGTGTCTGATGGGCAAAAGGCCACACCAACCCCGTTTTAACAGTTAGATACTACAAAGTTGGACTCCACATAGCGACACCCAAAGGTATGGAAGCTATAAATAGATCAATTACAAGCCATTGTTAACGACACAATAGGGCGATGAACAATAGGAATAACTTAACTCTAGATACATGGACTTTAAGGCTATAATCCCTATTAAATCCAGAATAACGTGGTAAAAGCCGGTTAATTCATATACGAATAATGAATCAAATAGCATAACGTGTATATAGCATTGCTTTATAATAAGACACACCAAGACTACTCAGGTACTTCTAAATTAAGCACGAGtctgacaaaaaataaaacacggACTGAGTATTTAGGCACtgcaatgtattacaatatGCCTGTATCAAAAATAAGCTTAATGACTATGTAAGTATATACGAAATTTTTAACGCTCGGCCTATATTAAAGGTGTTGCAATAGGGCAATTATCTTGGATGTAAAAATACTCGTAATTAACATTGGCTTATGAATAAGTCAACAATTTGACATCAGGTGTGACAATGTCTGACGTATATGTTGTTCAATTTTACATCGGAATACTCCTGTGTTACGACTCTAACAATCAGAATCGCTACACTGAGCTTATTGGGTTGAACAATTCCTTAAACGCCATTTGGTAATAGTTAATAATAGTATCGTTGAAACACTTACACTGGCTGTAGTTACGTTTTATCTAGTCAGAGTGTATCAATGTTAATTGATGTCATTGTCTTCTTGGTCGAAGAAAAGGAGGGAAAGTAAAGCACTACGACTTGAATTAGCATTCTGTACACCAGTGTTATGAATAACTCAACGTACTTAGAATACTTTCTGAATCGTAGTTGAAATTCTTCACGGTTCTTATTGTGACActtttttgtaaaacatttgATGTCGTGCCAGTGTTTTTCTTTACACATCCAAACTCAACATTCCATTAGGAAAATACTACTGGAGTGTCATCGTTCTTGCATTGTCAGGCATAACCGTGAATGTCTACTTGTAAACGTCCGGCGTAATATAATGAATTGGAATGATGTAAAGGTTATTGTATGGGAAGTCAAAAAGGGACATCTTTGACGATCTGTATTGACTTAATCATTGTATCCCAGAGCATCTAGTCTATTCGCAAACTCTGGCCGCGATTTTGTGCAGTGAAATAGGCCACAGGTAATTCTCCCTTTTTGCGGCATCAGTACACGTCGCTCCCTGAAGTTCAACGTTTTGATTCTAAGTGACGCTATACGTAAACTGTATCCCGTCACCAAAACATTTTAAGAACAGGAAAGACATTTCGGCGCCCATAAGTCAAAAATTGGTAATACGACTGACGGACTGTTAAACAGCTGCAATATTTCCAGAAAGTCTGATCTTAGTTGATTTATCACCGGCATAAATGGATCATTATAGTACAGATGCAGCTGTCATAATTTTGCTATCAACTTAGTCATTTTACACAGATAACTGGTTTTCAGCTGTACTCAGCTGTCAAATCACgttgtgtgtgttttttctcCAAGAAATGGAATCAAATTACTCAGCTGTGATAAGTGTACATCTCATTACACGTTCGATGTAATGTGAAACCAGGACACCAGCATTGCTATAAAAGAAAGCTTTGTTTAAAGAACTAAACATGTCTATGCACATTATAGAACGTTATAGATCGAAAGTTTATAGAATAGCATGCAAATGTATCATTTCACCAGGCTAACAACTGTCTTACCTTCGAAATCGAAGATGACGAAGATGAACACAGCACAGAAAAGGAGTGTTGTATTGAAACGTTTCTTAGATCTCTGCATAATTCACCACTATCTGTAGAAATAACAATAGTACAGCAGATATAGATAACAATACACTGGGTTGATATGTTGTTTAACGGATGGGATATGATATTTTTACGCATAGAAACAACTTCAAACCCAAACTAAACAATTTTAGAGGTACTGCTTACAACTTAGAATGAAGTCTGAGACAAGTAACCATGTTTTGTATTAGTAATGAATCAAAGCCATATTAATCACCAAGTCATTATTGTGTAACTATAGTTCAACAGAGaactgtttctactgcactctAAAATAATAGCAATAGCTATCAATTTCCAATGTGGTAGGTACAAGATCCTAAGTGAGTATTAGTGTGTGCttgtatgtgtattgtgtacattgacTTCAGTCGAAAATGGGACAGAGGTTACAGACCGTGTCACTTTAGTCATAGACCCTGCACTAGAGATTTATACTTTTATAGGATAATAACTTGATGTACTGTGCTGTCGTATTTcatacattgatttttttcgtAACAACATGTCCGATTGTCACATGAGTAGAAATACCAGAAAATGaatcataaaaatatacaactttGTCTATCGTTGAATACGAAACCACCTGGCATCCTAGTTCCACACGATAAATGATCAAGTTAAAAACAAACACGTGTTATTGAAATTGTCTGTGTAAAGTTTTAATCACTACCCTACATGTCCGATGATAAAATCATCCTTGTATTTTCAATCATAATTCTTCTaagttgaaataaattattatcacTATACTATAGGCACAACGAAACATTACATCAAAAACTTCCCCTGGAGTACCTCCAAAATGTCTGTCCGTCTTTAAAATGCATACAAGTCT
Above is a genomic segment from Glandiceps talaboti chromosome 20, keGlaTala1.1, whole genome shotgun sequence containing:
- the LOC144450963 gene encoding neuronal acetylcholine receptor subunit alpha-10-like, translated to MQRSKKRFNTTLLFCAVFIFVIFDFEGICASPAYRQLLRDLFDDYDPLVRPVYDINTTIDVDMSFYVAQVLDMSERKQFLKVNVWVTLIWKDEYLHWNSSEYGNVTTIKLPAYKVWTPQVVLYQNADDQYRDFMSKEIVKVSSTGDVMWAAPVIFISHCMINVYYFPFDEQECDLKFGPWQYDGTEVSLDGGGDVSVYQSNGEWDMLDLKAKGNVEYYVDDPGVPYTDVTYTLHLKRRPIFYVFNLLMPCGLLCTVTVVNFILPTESGEKVSLAITILLSLTVFLLLFAESMPPSDVIPIIGQFYAGALFLVSMSLLASVIVSQYHFSGPERGWLSGKVQRFIFNRLGPLVGLKCPNEKTENGDTPIGRHRPPSRARSRLWCSNSREAWLETDSIEDKTDNCNDNLDFYQTRRNDKDRYRKMNEKTIAAISRLQYEMDKLTSYYDMKLQEEYLKKDWRLFAVILDRIFLIIYLVGLLVTLLILICQL